A DNA window from Niabella yanshanensis contains the following coding sequences:
- a CDS encoding RNA polymerase sigma-70 factor — MIKVANYHSSLQDEELFHLFQNGENRAFDEIYKRYKDLLTSAAERILMSRQMAEDIVQEIFLSLFNRRLKIEIQVSLKAYLMKSMKFKILNEFRSSGVRKAYNKHVDMHRGFLLSYNTGHDCELKDLTSNIELTINMLPEKCRTAFLLSRSEDLSYKDISGCMGISISTVEKHISKALRLLKNNLAVSEFSIN; from the coding sequence ATGATTAAAGTAGCAAACTACCATAGCAGCCTGCAGGATGAAGAACTTTTCCATTTGTTTCAAAATGGCGAGAACCGGGCCTTTGATGAAATTTACAAGCGTTACAAAGACCTGCTGACCTCAGCAGCGGAGCGAATACTTATGTCCAGGCAAATGGCGGAAGATATTGTACAGGAAATATTTCTCAGCCTGTTCAACCGCAGGTTAAAAATTGAGATCCAGGTATCTCTAAAGGCTTATCTCATGAAATCTATGAAATTTAAAATTTTAAATGAATTTCGATCCTCCGGAGTACGAAAGGCCTATAATAAGCACGTAGATATGCACCGGGGTTTTTTACTTTCTTACAACACAGGTCACGACTGTGAACTAAAAGACCTTACCTCGAATATTGAACTGACCATCAATATGCTTCCCGAAAAATGCCGTACAGCTTTTTTGTTGAGTCGCAGTGAGGATCTTTCGTATAAGGATATCTCGGGTTGTATGGGCATTTCTATCAGCACCGTTGAAAAGCATATCAGCAAAGCTTTACGTCTTTTAAAAAATAATCTGGCGGTTTCTGAATTTTCAATTAATTAA
- a CDS encoding ligand-binding sensor domain-containing protein has protein sequence MKGRVLIILIVLLSQVYTGISQPFYFTHHQVDDGLSNNAVLCMMQDKLGFMWFGTRDGLNRFDGLSYKVFRNDPANPHTIGSNAIICLSEADNKKIWVGTEKGLYIFDELTEKFTQFPSAGNGAIQAIKVKGHMVYYITLYVLYSYNTKTNQVKDHPYPKEATAFSIFEDNSVWIATSAGMVARYNPSSDKFDNTYNVFSKSNNPVSKRIQSICDAGGGKILVGTSNEGLKMLDIGRKDYSNLITYNADKTDITVMDILPTGDQQYWIATQSGIYIVDLKTNGYNYISKKFEDPYSLSNNIVQSLYKDKQGGIWASTYFGGVNYYSSKQMNFKKYFPKKSETSISGYAVGEIRGDKNGMLWIATEDAGLNRFDPATGRFTNFNPALKSGSVSYSNIQCLLVNGDSIWAGTFLHGLDLLSLDGHRIKNYNTVNSNIGSNFSDALLKTSTGQIIAGTDKGLYIFSKSRNNFVPVNALPQTFFRALAEDKDGNIWAGTYGNGVYKYNPATQKSYHYSFSVGHNKSVASNIINYIHCEENKTIWLATEGGLCQLDPGTNTLKIYTTRHQLPANVIYTIIEDEKKNFWISTSRGLVKFNPSSGRVQTFSKSDGLLTDQFNYRSAYKNKNGNIYFGSVKGMISFHPDSISDPRLQSPVYITGFQVYNKELNIGDAASPLKQSILFTSDIKLPYNQSSFSIDFAAPDYSAPITLKYAYKMEGLDKTWNHLPSNRKVYFTELPPGKYSFIVKNDNNADESGAARLNIEIVPPLWLTWQAYVIYITLTLLLTYLLIMFFVNRSRERHQRRLEKMAFEKEKEHYEDKIDFFTNVAHEIKTPLTLIKGPMENIMDEVENSPLIIKNLDLMSRNTDRLMHLANQILDFRKIEQNGFHLTFECINISEVIQNLFNRFKPIAESNDLQFTMDINDEIFAYADEEALIKIFSNLFDNAIKYASGKVHITLQLVVDSNSYITTIQNDGFIIPPEEKEKIFESFYRIKETANQSGTGIGLALSRTLAEMHNGHLTLNTDIKDANVFVLKLPVDPKNETAFK, from the coding sequence ATGAAAGGAAGAGTACTGATCATATTAATTGTTCTTCTAAGCCAGGTCTACACCGGGATTTCCCAGCCCTTTTACTTCACCCACCACCAGGTAGATGACGGGCTGTCGAATAATGCTGTTTTATGCATGATGCAGGATAAGCTGGGATTTATGTGGTTTGGCACGCGCGACGGATTGAATCGATTCGATGGATTATCGTATAAAGTATTTAGAAACGACCCGGCTAATCCTCATACAATCGGTAGTAATGCAATTATTTGCCTTTCAGAGGCTGACAACAAAAAGATATGGGTCGGCACGGAAAAAGGGCTTTATATATTTGATGAGCTTACAGAAAAATTCACCCAATTTCCCAGCGCCGGCAATGGCGCTATTCAAGCTATCAAGGTAAAGGGCCATATGGTTTACTACATCACATTGTATGTTCTTTACAGCTACAATACAAAAACCAATCAGGTCAAAGATCACCCTTATCCGAAAGAGGCTACCGCGTTTTCCATTTTTGAAGACAACAGTGTTTGGATTGCAACGTCAGCGGGTATGGTGGCCAGGTATAATCCGTCAAGTGACAAATTCGACAATACATACAATGTCTTCTCAAAATCTAACAATCCCGTATCGAAAAGGATACAGTCCATTTGTGATGCAGGAGGGGGAAAAATTCTGGTAGGGACTTCGAACGAAGGCTTAAAAATGCTTGATATTGGCAGAAAAGATTATAGCAACCTGATCACCTATAACGCTGACAAAACAGATATTACCGTAATGGATATCTTACCAACAGGTGATCAACAATACTGGATTGCAACGCAGTCTGGTATCTATATCGTCGATCTTAAAACCAATGGATATAATTATATCAGCAAAAAATTTGAAGACCCCTACTCGTTATCCAATAATATCGTCCAGTCTCTTTATAAAGACAAACAGGGTGGCATCTGGGCAAGCACTTATTTTGGAGGAGTAAACTACTACTCTTCTAAACAGATGAACTTTAAAAAATATTTCCCTAAAAAAAGTGAAACGTCCATCAGCGGGTATGCGGTGGGTGAAATACGCGGCGACAAAAACGGGATGCTTTGGATTGCGACGGAGGATGCGGGCCTTAACCGCTTCGACCCGGCCACAGGCCGGTTTACAAATTTTAATCCTGCCTTAAAAAGCGGAAGCGTTAGCTACTCAAATATTCAATGTCTGCTTGTTAACGGAGATTCTATCTGGGCGGGCACATTCCTGCATGGCCTTGATCTTTTAAGTCTTGATGGCCATCGTATTAAAAATTATAATACCGTCAACTCCAATATTGGCAGCAATTTTTCAGATGCGCTTTTAAAAACATCCACCGGCCAAATTATCGCCGGCACTGATAAAGGGCTCTATATTTTTTCCAAATCCCGTAATAACTTTGTACCGGTTAATGCACTGCCTCAGACATTTTTTAGAGCTTTAGCCGAGGATAAAGACGGTAATATATGGGCCGGAACCTATGGAAATGGCGTGTATAAATATAATCCTGCGACTCAAAAATCGTATCATTATTCATTTTCTGTTGGCCATAATAAGAGTGTTGCCAGTAATATTATCAATTATATTCATTGCGAGGAAAATAAAACGATATGGCTCGCTACAGAAGGCGGACTGTGCCAGCTGGATCCCGGGACGAATACTTTAAAAATATATACAACCCGGCATCAGCTACCTGCTAATGTAATATATACTATTATTGAAGATGAAAAGAAAAATTTCTGGATCAGCACTTCCAGAGGGCTGGTGAAGTTCAACCCATCCAGCGGCCGTGTACAAACATTTTCAAAATCAGACGGGCTACTCACCGACCAGTTCAACTACCGGTCGGCCTACAAAAATAAAAATGGAAACATTTACTTCGGAAGTGTAAAAGGGATGATCAGCTTTCACCCCGATTCGATAAGCGATCCCCGGCTTCAATCGCCCGTTTACATCACCGGTTTCCAGGTATACAATAAGGAACTCAACATTGGAGACGCGGCTTCACCTTTGAAACAATCTATTTTATTTACATCCGATATCAAACTACCTTACAACCAATCTTCCTTCAGCATAGATTTTGCCGCTCCCGACTATAGCGCTCCTATTACATTGAAGTATGCTTACAAGATGGAGGGTTTAGACAAGACCTGGAATCACCTGCCCAGCAACAGAAAAGTCTATTTTACAGAACTGCCACCCGGCAAATACAGCTTTATTGTTAAAAACGACAATAACGCCGACGAATCAGGTGCAGCCCGATTAAATATCGAGATTGTACCACCGCTATGGTTAACCTGGCAAGCCTACGTTATTTATATCACGCTAACGTTATTGCTAACTTATTTACTTATTATGTTTTTTGTAAACAGGTCACGGGAGCGTCATCAACGCAGGCTTGAAAAAATGGCGTTCGAAAAAGAAAAAGAGCATTATGAGGATAAAATAGACTTCTTTACCAACGTTGCACATGAAATAAAAACACCATTAACCCTCATAAAAGGCCCCATGGAAAATATTATGGATGAAGTAGAGAATTCGCCTCTTATAATAAAAAACCTGGATCTGATGAGCCGCAATACGGACAGGTTGATGCATCTCGCTAACCAGATCCTGGACTTCAGAAAAATAGAGCAAAACGGCTTTCATCTTACCTTTGAATGTATCAATATTTCCGAAGTCATTCAAAACCTATTCAACCGCTTTAAGCCTATTGCAGAAAGCAACGATCTACAATTCACGATGGATATAAACGATGAAATTTTTGCGTACGCCGACGAAGAGGCGCTTATCAAAATATTCAGCAATCTTTTTGACAATGCCATAAAATATGCTTCAGGAAAAGTTCATATCACTTTACAACTCGTCGTAGACAGCAACAGCTATATTACAACCATCCAGAATGATGGTTTCATTATACCGCCGGAAGAAAAAGAAAAAATATTTGAAAGCTTCTACCGTATTAAAGAAACCGCTAACCAATCAGGAACGGGTATCGGACTTGCCCTAAGCCGCACCCTGGCAGAGATGCACAACGGTCACCTTACACTCAATACTGATATAAAGGATGCTAATGTATTTGTGCTCAAACTACCTGTTGATCCTAAAAACGAAACCGCTTTTAAATGA
- a CDS encoding response regulator transcription factor, whose product MMKPVILLVEDNKEILEFIEANLIDQYEIKKTTNGKEALDILRTELIDLIVSDVMMPVMDGFEFCRIIKSDLELSHLPCILLTAKNTLQARLQGLELGADVYIEKPFSPKHLKMQIASLLANRNKIKNYFANSPAAHLKTIAYTKADERFLETVNQIIEEHLQEQELDVDRLARYMNMSRTTFYRKINAISNLTPNDLINVTRLKKAAALMGEGFNINEASDLVGYNSPKIFSKNFEKQFGMIPSEYIHEHLKGKR is encoded by the coding sequence ATGATGAAACCTGTTATACTTTTAGTTGAAGACAATAAGGAAATATTGGAATTTATAGAAGCTAATCTTATTGACCAATACGAGATAAAGAAAACAACCAACGGTAAAGAAGCCCTTGATATACTTAGAACCGAACTCATTGATCTAATCGTAAGTGATGTAATGATGCCGGTTATGGATGGATTCGAATTTTGCCGCATCATAAAATCTGACCTGGAACTGAGTCACCTGCCCTGTATATTGCTTACGGCTAAAAATACACTGCAGGCGAGGCTTCAGGGATTGGAACTGGGAGCAGATGTATATATAGAAAAGCCTTTTTCTCCCAAGCATCTTAAAATGCAGATAGCCAGCCTGCTGGCCAACCGGAACAAAATTAAAAACTACTTTGCCAACTCTCCCGCGGCACACCTGAAGACCATTGCATACACGAAAGCCGATGAACGTTTTCTTGAAACTGTAAATCAAATTATTGAAGAACATTTGCAGGAACAGGAACTGGACGTAGACCGGCTGGCCCGCTATATGAATATGAGCCGTACTACATTCTACCGGAAAATAAATGCCATTTCAAATCTTACACCGAACGACCTGATTAATGTAACAAGGTTGAAAAAAGCCGCTGCTTTAATGGGTGAAGGATTTAACATCAACGAAGCGTCGGACCTGGTAGGCTATAACTCGCCCAAAATCTTCAGTAAAAACTTTGAAAAACAGTTCGGCATGATACCTTCAGAATATATACACGAACATTTAAAAGGTAAAAGGTAA
- a CDS encoding glycoside hydrolase family 2 protein: protein MIQNLKMMLRVLLAMVLLAVSQHTWAQEKISLNSDNKVAWQIKPLSEVGIDGQKISTPGASFRNYIAGVVPGTVFTAYVNAGHVSNPDYSDNIYQVDESLFNRPFWYRAEFKLPASYHQGQRVWLHFDNTNRYADFYCNGVKLSGTAHSTKDVSGHMLRTKYDITGIVNQEGINAVAVLITDADQKKTRTAKEGFGVTASPTYLAAAGWDWMPYVPGRLAGITGNAYLEITGDVVMEDPWVRSQLESDEYAYLFLSSAIRNTAMTEKEVTVSGTVNPGNITFSKKIRVPAQSVSTIRFNKADFEQLIVHHPKLWWPNGYGDPNLYTCTLTCSADNVVSDTREITFGIRKYEYQFVKNKKGWPVMNFLVNGRKIYLKGGNWGMSEYLLRCHGKEYETKIKLHKDMNYNIIRTWTGCVTDDEFYEYCDKYGIMVWEDFWLYVAYNDVASDGDFIANAVDKVRRLRNHPSIALWCGANETHPKPALDDRLRAIVAQEDHNDRMYKSSSNQDGLSGSGWWGNQPPRHHFETSGSNLAWNKPAYPYGTDHGYGMRSEIGMATFPNFESVKQFIPANQWWPLPSDEALKNADSTVWNRHFFGKEASNANPVKYKASVDTQFGVSQSLEAFCEKAQYLNIEVMKGMYEAWNDKMWNDAAGLIIWMSQSAYPSFVWQTYDYYYDATGAYWGAKKACEPVHIQWNAANNAVKVINSTLSEIKDLTATATIYNIHGKALPGYASVANVNIAAGNIKEAFTLNLDNARIGSNSLDRLSPLHFIKLELKDRKGNVLADNFYWRNGLKELDYTALNDLPSANMSLEIKERRAAADSGRLTVMITNHSKTIAFGNRIRLVDRKTKARILPVIMSDNYFTLMPGERKQVTIEATAGQLANGADVLLKQYGYKEQKKLSVSFK, encoded by the coding sequence ATGATCCAAAACCTAAAAATGATGCTAAGAGTTTTGTTGGCGATGGTGCTGTTGGCGGTATCCCAACACACATGGGCGCAGGAAAAAATATCATTGAATAGCGATAACAAGGTTGCCTGGCAAATTAAACCGCTTTCGGAAGTAGGTATTGACGGGCAAAAAATATCAACGCCCGGGGCCTCATTCCGAAATTATATAGCCGGCGTGGTTCCAGGTACTGTCTTTACTGCTTATGTCAATGCCGGTCATGTGTCCAATCCTGATTACAGTGATAATATTTACCAGGTTGATGAATCTCTTTTTAACCGGCCTTTCTGGTACCGGGCAGAATTTAAATTACCGGCCTCTTATCACCAGGGGCAGCGTGTTTGGCTTCATTTTGATAATACCAATCGATATGCAGACTTTTATTGCAACGGTGTCAAGCTGTCCGGTACCGCACACTCCACAAAAGATGTAAGCGGGCACATGCTTCGGACAAAATATGACATAACCGGAATTGTGAATCAGGAGGGTATCAATGCCGTAGCTGTTTTGATCACGGATGCCGATCAAAAAAAGACCAGGACCGCAAAAGAGGGTTTTGGTGTAACGGCAAGTCCTACTTATCTCGCTGCTGCCGGATGGGATTGGATGCCCTATGTGCCCGGCAGGCTGGCCGGTATTACCGGAAATGCATATCTTGAGATTACCGGCGATGTGGTGATGGAGGATCCCTGGGTGAGGTCGCAGTTAGAGTCAGATGAATATGCTTACCTGTTCCTGTCATCGGCTATAAGAAACACCGCCATGACCGAAAAAGAAGTAACCGTTTCCGGTACTGTTAATCCCGGCAACATAACTTTTTCTAAAAAGATAAGAGTGCCCGCCCAATCGGTGTCCACGATCCGGTTTAATAAGGCAGATTTTGAACAACTGATTGTGCATCATCCGAAATTATGGTGGCCTAATGGTTATGGCGATCCCAATTTATATACCTGCACACTCACCTGCAGCGCGGATAATGTTGTGTCTGATACCAGGGAAATTACGTTTGGCATCAGGAAATATGAGTACCAGTTTGTAAAAAATAAAAAAGGATGGCCGGTGATGAATTTCCTGGTTAATGGCCGTAAAATCTATTTGAAAGGCGGTAACTGGGGTATGAGCGAATATTTATTGCGGTGTCACGGAAAGGAATATGAGACTAAAATAAAGCTGCATAAAGACATGAACTATAATATCATCAGGACATGGACTGGTTGCGTAACTGATGATGAATTTTATGAGTATTGCGACAAGTATGGAATCATGGTGTGGGAGGACTTCTGGCTGTATGTAGCTTATAATGATGTAGCCAGCGATGGCGATTTTATTGCGAATGCGGTGGATAAAGTAAGGCGCTTGCGCAATCATCCAAGTATTGCCCTGTGGTGCGGCGCCAACGAAACGCATCCCAAGCCCGCTCTGGACGACAGGCTTAGGGCTATTGTAGCACAGGAAGATCATAATGACAGGATGTATAAGTCAAGTTCCAACCAGGACGGGTTGTCTGGTAGCGGTTGGTGGGGCAACCAGCCGCCTCGCCATCATTTCGAAACCTCGGGCAGTAACCTTGCATGGAATAAACCAGCCTATCCTTATGGTACCGACCATGGATATGGTATGCGTTCCGAAATAGGAATGGCGACCTTTCCGAATTTTGAAAGTGTAAAGCAATTTATTCCCGCAAATCAGTGGTGGCCGTTACCCTCGGATGAAGCCTTGAAAAATGCCGACTCAACGGTTTGGAACCGGCATTTTTTTGGAAAAGAGGCATCCAATGCTAACCCCGTAAAATATAAGGCATCGGTTGATACGCAGTTTGGTGTCTCCCAAAGCCTGGAAGCGTTTTGTGAAAAGGCCCAGTACCTTAATATTGAAGTGATGAAAGGTATGTATGAAGCCTGGAACGATAAAATGTGGAATGATGCTGCCGGGCTGATTATATGGATGAGCCAGTCTGCATACCCTTCTTTTGTATGGCAGACTTACGACTATTATTACGATGCAACAGGAGCTTACTGGGGCGCCAAAAAAGCCTGTGAACCCGTGCATATTCAATGGAATGCTGCCAATAACGCGGTAAAAGTGATCAATAGTACGTTATCAGAAATAAAGGATCTTACCGCTACTGCTACTATTTATAATATACATGGCAAAGCTTTACCCGGCTATGCCAGTGTGGCAAATGTGAATATAGCCGCGGGTAATATCAAAGAGGCATTTACATTGAATTTGGATAATGCACGCATTGGCAGTAATAGCCTGGATCGCCTTTCCCCACTGCATTTTATTAAATTGGAATTGAAGGATCGAAAGGGCAATGTACTGGCTGATAACTTTTATTGGCGTAATGGATTAAAAGAACTTGATTATACAGCGCTAAATGATTTACCGTCAGCAAATATGTCATTGGAAATAAAGGAGAGACGGGCGGCTGCTGATAGCGGACGGCTGACTGTGATGATCACTAATCATTCAAAAACAATTGCTTTCGGAAACCGGATCAGGCTGGTGGACAGGAAAACAAAAGCCCGGATTCTACCTGTTATAATGTCTGATAATTATTTTACGTTAATGCCGGGGGAGAGAAAACAGGTGACTATTGAAGCAACTGCGGGCCAGCTGGCAAATGGAGCCGACGTTTTGCTCAAACAATATGGCTATAAGGAACAAAAAAAGCTTTCTGTTTCTTTTAAATAA
- a CDS encoding glycoside hydrolase family 38 C-terminal domain-containing protein, producing MRLFLSCVIICISCCAKAQPHNATTNYFVDGYHGGMYGHYPLWVTRFIADHMEQRKDWKLNLEIEPDTWDLVALKDPVNYQRLKTLINDSTHEAVAEYVNPTYAQSYLFNSSVESTIRQFQYGMEKLKQHFPLIRFTTYSSEEPCFTSALPQILQSLGISNASLKNPNTCWGGYVRAYGGQLLNWVGPDGSSVKTVPRYSSESLVDGSTWQTIAWNHSEQYLNSARQQGIEYPVGMCLQDAGWKNGPWLNHQKSAATAYTTWRSYFNLLNSATNIENWRLSQEDIKVSLVWGAQILQRIAQQVRVAENKIKIAEKTAALARFYRGTPYPKALLDSAWKNILLAQHHDCWIVPYNKLNKKTWAENVADWTTKADQISDSLTQQSLRRLAPVSSSGSHQTITVYNPTSVSRDEVVSFKMSPSTEQFVTVEYEGKKIPSQVIKYQNPGNILLFKAKVPALGSSIYTLVPGTKTNTAGDASIARDKDGDYILKTDLYELIVDSKRGNIRQLTAKALNNKNFIAPGEDNFNTLRGFFYKNNKFSYSFEECPKITILQNGPLQIKLLIEGKINNNRYSQTLQLQNGEKRIDLNLCIDYEKETGIGDGFKQGGGYKAEDYRKAFYNDTSKLLVRFPFNLHNQRVYKDAPLDVTESELDNTFYNRWDKIKNNVLFNWVDITDAEKKYGIALLSDHVTSYSHGAHFPLSLTVQYAGVGLWGRNYTTPHTTSIRYALIPHSGDWQKANLNTETLLWNEPLITSKNAPSKPSDPFVHRMDPGLEISAMYYKNDDLYIRVMNTGSTGIHHKVSFNISADKLHFVELDDRIVKSIQPDSGKRISFNCDIPLFGFKTIKMTHAKPF from the coding sequence GTGAGACTTTTTTTGTCGTGTGTGATCATTTGTATTAGCTGCTGCGCGAAAGCGCAACCCCATAATGCTACCACTAATTATTTCGTGGATGGGTACCATGGCGGCATGTATGGCCATTATCCTTTATGGGTAACCCGCTTTATCGCAGATCATATGGAGCAGCGTAAGGACTGGAAACTAAATTTAGAAATAGAGCCGGACACCTGGGACCTGGTAGCGCTAAAAGACCCGGTAAATTATCAGCGTCTCAAAACCCTGATCAATGATTCGACGCATGAAGCTGTAGCAGAATATGTAAACCCAACTTACGCCCAAAGCTATTTGTTTAACAGCTCCGTTGAAAGCACTATCCGGCAATTTCAATATGGGATGGAAAAATTAAAACAACATTTTCCACTCATACGCTTTACCACTTATTCTTCTGAGGAACCCTGCTTTACGTCGGCCCTGCCTCAAATATTGCAGTCGCTGGGCATCAGCAACGCTTCATTAAAAAACCCTAACACCTGCTGGGGCGGCTACGTTAGGGCTTATGGCGGTCAACTATTGAATTGGGTGGGCCCTGATGGATCATCCGTGAAAACAGTACCCAGGTATAGCTCGGAATCTCTGGTAGATGGATCCACATGGCAAACTATAGCCTGGAATCACTCCGAACAATATCTTAATTCGGCGCGTCAGCAGGGCATAGAGTATCCCGTTGGCATGTGTCTTCAGGATGCCGGCTGGAAGAATGGCCCCTGGCTGAATCATCAGAAATCGGCCGCGACCGCATATACAACCTGGCGTAGTTACTTTAACCTTTTGAACAGCGCAACAAATATTGAGAATTGGCGGCTTAGCCAGGAAGATATAAAAGTGAGCCTGGTTTGGGGTGCTCAAATTCTTCAACGCATAGCACAGCAGGTACGCGTTGCTGAAAATAAAATAAAAATAGCCGAGAAAACTGCTGCCCTTGCCCGCTTTTACCGCGGAACTCCCTATCCTAAAGCATTACTGGACAGCGCATGGAAAAATATTTTATTGGCTCAACACCATGACTGCTGGATTGTTCCGTACAACAAATTGAACAAAAAGACCTGGGCTGAAAATGTAGCAGATTGGACAACAAAAGCCGACCAGATCTCGGATAGCCTTACACAACAATCTTTAAGGCGCTTAGCACCGGTCTCCTCTTCCGGAAGCCATCAAACAATAACAGTTTATAATCCCACTTCAGTTAGCAGGGACGAAGTGGTTTCATTTAAAATGTCTCCCTCAACAGAACAGTTTGTTACCGTTGAGTACGAAGGTAAGAAAATCCCCAGCCAGGTGATAAAGTATCAGAACCCTGGGAATATACTGCTCTTTAAAGCAAAAGTACCTGCATTGGGAAGCAGTATCTACACCCTGGTGCCCGGCACAAAAACAAATACGGCCGGTGACGCATCCATTGCCCGCGATAAAGATGGTGATTACATTTTAAAAACGGATTTATACGAGCTGATTGTAGATTCAAAACGTGGTAATATCAGGCAGCTTACAGCCAAAGCGCTCAATAACAAAAACTTTATAGCACCGGGTGAAGATAATTTCAATACCCTTCGCGGTTTTTTTTACAAAAACAATAAGTTCAGTTATAGTTTCGAGGAGTGCCCGAAAATAACTATCCTCCAAAACGGTCCCCTGCAAATTAAATTATTGATCGAAGGAAAGATCAATAATAACCGGTACAGCCAGACGCTGCAGCTTCAAAATGGCGAAAAAAGAATCGACCTTAATCTTTGTATCGACTATGAAAAAGAAACAGGAATTGGCGATGGCTTTAAGCAGGGCGGAGGCTACAAGGCCGAAGACTATCGCAAAGCATTCTATAACGATACCAGCAAACTGCTGGTACGCTTCCCTTTCAACTTGCACAACCAACGAGTTTACAAAGATGCGCCGCTGGACGTGACTGAAAGTGAGCTGGACAACACCTTTTACAACAGGTGGGACAAAATAAAGAACAATGTTCTGTTCAATTGGGTAGATATCACTGACGCTGAAAAAAAATATGGCATCGCATTATTGTCTGATCATGTAACCAGTTATTCGCATGGCGCCCATTTTCCCTTATCACTTACCGTGCAATATGCCGGTGTTGGCCTATGGGGCCGAAATTACACTACGCCGCATACAACCAGTATACGGTATGCTTTGATCCCACATTCCGGCGACTGGCAGAAGGCTAACCTCAATACAGAAACACTGCTATGGAATGAGCCATTAATTACCAGCAAAAATGCCCCCTCGAAACCTTCAGACCCCTTTGTCCACCGTATGGATCCAGGCCTGGAAATAAGTGCTATGTATTATAAAAACGACGACTTGTATATCAGGGTGATGAACACAGGATCAACGGGTATCCATCATAAGGTATCTTTTAACATCAGCGCAGACAAACTGCATTTTGTTGAGCTGGATGACAGGATCGTAAAATCAATACAGCCCGATTCCGGCAAACGGATCAGCTTTAATTGTGATATTCCCCTGTTTGGTTTTAAAACAATAAAGATGACGCATGCAAAACCCTTTTAA